A single window of Vigna unguiculata cultivar IT97K-499-35 chromosome 1, ASM411807v1, whole genome shotgun sequence DNA harbors:
- the LOC114162988 gene encoding glyceraldehyde-3-phosphate dehydrogenase A, chloroplastic: protein MASATLSVAKPALQANGKGFSEFSGLRSSSNHLPFSRKASEDFHSVIAFQTYAVGSSGGYKKGVVEAKLKVAINGFGRIGRNFLRCWHGRKESPLDVIAINDTGGVKQASHLLKYDSILGTFDADVKPVGNDIISVDGKEIKVVSDRNPANLPWKELGIDLVIEGTGVFVDREGAGKHIQAGAKKVLITAPGKGDIPTYVVGVNEFDYSADEPIISNASCTTNCLAPFVKVLDQKFGIIKGTMTTTHSYTGDQRLLDASHRDLRRARAAALNIVPTSTGAAKAVALVLPTLKGKLNGIALRVPTPNVSVVDLVVQVSKKTFAEEVNAAFRESAEKELKGILSVCDEPLVSVDFRCTDVSSTVDSSLTMVMGDDMVKVIAWYDNEWGYSQRVVDLADIVANKWK, encoded by the exons ATGGCTTCGGCTACTCTCTCTGTAGCCAAACCAGCTCTTCAG GCAAATGGGAAAGGCTTCTCTGAGTTCTCTGGCCTTCGCAGCTCATCAAACCACCTTCCCTTTTCCAGAAAAGCTTCTGAGGATTTCCATTCTGTCATTGCCTTCCAGACTTATGCA GTTGGAAGCAGTGGAGGATACAAGAAGGGTGTGGTGGAAGCAAAACTGAAGGTTGCCATAAACGGGTTTGGAAGGATCGGAAGGAACTTCTTGAGATGCTGGCACGGTCGTAAAGAGTCCCCTCTTGATGTCATTGCCATCAACGACACCGGTGGTGTCAAACAAGCCTCTCACCTCCTCAAGTATGATTCCATCCTCGGAACCTTCGATGCTGATGTCAAGCCTGTGGGCAATGATATAATCTCCGTTGATGGAAAAGAAATCAAAGTCGTCTCTGACCGCAACCCTGCCAACCTTCCCTGGAA GGAGTTGGGGATAGACTTGGTGATTGAAGGAACTGGGGTGTTCGTAGACAGAGAAGGTGCTGGGAAACACATTCAAGCAGGAGCTAAGAAAGTGCTCATCACAGCACCTGGTAAAGGAGACATCCCCACCTACGTGGTCGGTGTCAATGAATTTGATTACAGCGCAGATGAACCCATCATCAGCAATGCCTCTTGCACCACTAACTGTCTTGCACCCTTTGTGAAGGTCCTCGACCAGAAATTCG GTATCATCAAGGGAACCATGACCACCACTCACTCCTACACCGGAGACCAGAGGCTTCTCGACGCGAGCCACCGTGACCTGAGGCGTGCTAGGGCCGCAGCTCTGAACATTGTGCCCACTTCAACCGGAGCAGCAAAGGCGGTGGCGCTTGTGCTGCCAACCCTGAAAGGGAAACTGAACGGCATTGCACTGCGTGTGCCAACCCCAAATGTGTCAGTGGTGGACCTTGTTGTTCAGGTTTCAAAGAAGACCTTTGCAGAAGAAGTGAATGCAGCGTTCAGAGAGAGTGCAGAGAAGGAGCTGAAGGGAATCCTCTCAGTGTGTGATGAGCCTCTTGTTTCTGTTGACTTCAGGTGCACTGATGTGTCCTCAACCGTTGACTCCTCGTTGACCATGGTGATGGGAGATGACATGGTGAAGGTGATTGCCTGGTATGACAACGAGTGGGGCTACTCTCAAAGGGTTGTGGATTTGGCTGACATTGTTGCCAACAAATGGAAGTGA